The following is a genomic window from Haloterrigena salifodinae.
TCGGACGACCTCTCTCGCCGATCGCTGCTCGGGCTAGCGGGACTCGCAAGCCTCTGTTGCATCGGGCCCGGGACTGCCGCCGTGACCGGCGGAACGACCGTCGGACTGACGGCCGGAATCGCGCAAGGCGTGGTGATTTTCGCAGTGCTCGTCGCCGTCGGACTTCTGTTCCGGCTTCGGTCGGACTGTTCGTGTTCGTCTTCCGATGCGGATCGGGACGCCCCACGGTCCCCGAACGCGGACCTCGAGTGAGCCGTCGACGTGACCGGCTCGACGACAGACGGCGTGCCGAAGCATTTGCCCAGTAATTGTATAGTATTGTGGAATACCAAAAATACTTTAGTCGTCGCCGTTCCAATCATCTCGTATGACCGAGATGGGCGCGATCGTCGGCGGGGGCTACGTCGGCGACGAGCGGGTCGAGGGCGTCGAACTCGAGGACGAGACGTCCCCGCCGATATCGTGATCGTCGGCGTCGGGGTGACACCGAACACTAACCTCGCCGAGCGTGCGGGTATCGAACTCGGACCGACTGACCCCGACCTGCTGGGACTGGACGAGGACGAGTTCGTGGACCGATTGGTCGACAACGCGCCCGACAAGCCACCGAACTACGAGCGCGTGATCGAGATCAACACGGGTTCGGAGCCACCCGAGGACGAGTCCGAGGCGACGGAACTCGAGTTAGGGCCGAACAACTGCGCAGCCTAACCCCGGATATTCATAGTCTTCGGTCCTGCTCGAGATGTGCTACGGAGCAATGTTGCCTCGGATTCGCCAACCGCTGTTGACTCTGAGTACTACTTCAGAACAGCGGAAACACAGAATATTGTGTGATTATGGAACTATTAGAAACAACTCTAAGTGGCTTATTCGAGTAGTCGAACTCGTATGGCCGACACCAGTGAATACGCGACCGACGCACTCGTTTCGCCGGACTGGCTCGAAGAACACCTCGACGAGTTCGGAAACGACGACCCGGAATATCGGTTGGTCGAGGCTGATATCGAGTATGAGGAGTCGTACGCCGAAGGACACATTCCGAACGCAATCGGATTCGGTTGGGGGACGCACCTCCAGGATTCGACACAGCGCGACATCCTGAAAAAGGACCAATTCGCGGAAATTATGGGAGACGCTGGAATTATGGAGGATTCGACGGTCGTCCTCTATGGTGACGAGTGGAATCAGTGGGCCGCGTATACCTACTGGCAGTTCAAGTACTACGGTCACGAAGACGTCCATCTGCTGGACGGCGGACGGGTCTACTGGGAAGAGAACGACTACCCGATGACAACCGACGAACCCGGTTTTCCCGAACGTGAGTACGACGTAAGCGGCCCGTTCGACAATATCCGTATTTATCGGGAGGGCGTTGAGGACGCACTCGAGGTGGACGTTCCGCTTGTAGACGTTCGTAGCGCTGCGGAGTACCGCGGTGAAAAAATCGCTCCCGAAGGAAGTCGGGAGACCGCTCAGCGAGCAGGTCACATTCCGGATGCTCAGAACATTACCTGGAGTGAGAACCTCGAAGATACTGGTCGATTCAAGAGCCGAGCGGAACTGGAGGACCTCTACGCAGACTACGGTATCACCGGTGATAGCGAAATCATCACTTACTGTCGAATCGGCGAGCGCTCGTCGATTACCTGGTTCACACTCCACGAACTCCTCGGATATGAGGACGTCCGTAATTACGACGGTTCGTGGACCGAGTGGGGGAACCTCATTCGCTCCCCTGTCGAGGTAGAGACTGACGATCCCGCAACGTTGGCAACTGAAGGATAGCCCAATTAGAGTTGTGACATTCTCCGCGCCGTGAATGGCGCGGAGGATGTTACTCACACCCGCCCTGCTCAGTTCTTGGTTCTGACAAAGGATGGAACACTCGTCCTTCGCGAGAAGGGCGGGATTCTCGCTGAATCAAGATAGTGACTCGAGAACCCGTTCGAAGCGCTCGGACGCGTCGTCGCCGATCGGGTCAAGGTCGTCGTTCTCGGCGACAGCGATCAGACGCTGCGGATCGACCGCGCTGACGACGACACCGTCGTCATCGTTGTAGACGACGACGTTGCACGGGAGCAGCGTCCCGAGTTCGAGGTCGTCCTCGAGTCCCTGATGGGCCAACTGTGGATTACACGCACCTAGGATTCTGTACTGTCGGAAGTCCTCGTCGAGTTTCTTTTTCAGCGTTTCCTGGACGTCGATATCGCAGAGCACGCCGAACCCCTCGTCCTCGAGGGCGTCGATTGTTTTCTCGGCGACGTCGTCAAACTTGCCGTCGACTTGCGTACGAAGCGTATCGGACATACTGTACGACCGATTTCGAGAACAGTTGTAGTTGGGGTAGCAACGGCAAGCCCGCGGCATGTGCGTCAGTTCGGGAAGACTGTAGTTCGTCCACGATGAAGAAATTACTATGGTTTCTCGTCGTACCGTACGAGCGATCGCCGCTCTACTCGGTCTCACGCTGCTCGCCGGACTTGGATACGCCCTCCAGTGGCGATCAAACCCGTCGCCGTGTCCGTACGCTTAGCGCCACGCAATCGACATCCCGCGTCCGGTCATCACTCGCTCCCGACTGCGCGACGTACTCGAGCCCCAGCCCGGTGAGCGTATTCTCGAGGTCGGACCGGGAACCGGCTACTACACCGGGATGGTCGCACGGGCGATCGAACCGTCGGGGACACTCCACGCTGTAGACGTCCAATCGGAGATGGTCGAATACCTCCGAAGGCGAATGCGACAGGAGGGTACCCAGAACGTCGAACCGATCCGCGGTGACGCACGGTCGCTTCCGTACCCGAACGATACGTTCGACGCCGCGTATCTGGTCTTAGTCCTTGGCGAGATTCCCGATCAGGAGTGAGCCCTCGACGAACTCGAGCGGGTTCTGAAACCCGACGGCCGACTCGTCATCGGCGAGTCGTTCCCCGATCCGCATTTCGTCGGATTCGATAGGTTGCGACACCGTATCGAACAGTAGGGACTGGCGTTCGACGCGCGTACCGGAATGCGAGCCGGGTATTTCGCGCGCTTTGACGCGAGTCCCTCGGAGGAGTCGACCGACTCCGTCGAATAATCGGTTGTTAGTTGAGTGTGCAAAACCGACCGAGACGTTTCGATCGTCGAAAACGTCGCTACGTTTCTCTAACACCTTCTTAGAGGTCATATAACTAGCTATCTTCGCTTATTATCCCGCTCACCACCATGTGCGATACACGAGGGATCTCAAACACTCCTGCCTCTATATTGTGCAAGTCTCACAAAACCTTTAAACGCTATCAGTCCATACGTAGTGGTGATGGCAACTAATGCACGTGGCGCCTCCGGAGAATCGCTTGACGAACCGATCTACATCGACGGGAGAAGGCACCTTGAGGACGTCACGACGGCACACGACGTCGTCCTCGTGGACTGCTACGCCGACTGGTGTGGCCCCTGTCAGATGCTCAACCCCGTCCTCGAGCGGCTCGCGGAGACGACCGAGGCCGTAATCGCGAAGGTCGACGTCGACGAACACCAGCAGCTCGCGAGTTCGTTCGGCGTTCGCGGCGTGCCGACGCTCGTCCTCTTCGCGGACGGCGAACAGGTCGAACAGCTGTCCGGCGCGCTGCCGGAAGACCGACTCCGTACCCTGATCGAGGGATACACCGAATGAACGAGGAAACTGATACGACCGCAGACGTTCGCGACGTGGTGATCGTCGGTTCCGGCGTCGCCGGTCTTTCCGCGGCTGTCTACGCCGCGCGGGCCGACCTCGAGCCGCTGGTACTCGAGGGTCCCGAACCGGGTGGCCAGCTGACGCTGACGACCGACGTTGAGAACTACCTCGGCTTCCCCGAGGGCGTCGGCGGAATGGAGCTGATCCAAAACGGCAAGGAACAGGCCGAACGCTTCGGCGCCGAATTCAGGCACGGCACTGTCGAGAACGCGACGCTCGAGGAGCGGCCGTTCGAGCTCGAATTCTCGAACGGCGATACCCTGCGAACGCGTTCGCTGATCGTCGCGAGCGGCGCGAGCGCTCGCTGGGTCGGCGCCGGGAACGAAGACGAACTGATGGGCTACGGGCTCTCGACGTGTGCGACCTGCGACGGCGCGTTCCACCGCGGCGATGACGTCCTCGTGATCGGCGGCGGCGATTCGGCGATGGAAGAAGCGCTCTTCCTCGCGAAGTTCGCCGACAGCGTGACGGTTGTCCACCGCCGCGAGGAACTACGCGCCTCCGAGATCATGGCCGACCGCGCCCGCAACAACGAGACCATCGAGTTCCGATGGAATACGGAACTCGAGGCGCTCCACGGCTCACAGGAGGAGGGCGTCACCGGCGCGACGCTAGTCTCCCATCCCGACGGCTACCCCAGCGAGAAAGCCACAAAGGGCATGGACGTGGACCGGGAGACCGTCGACGTCGGCGGCGTGTTCTACGCCATCGGCCACACGCCGAACACCGAGTTCCTTGAGGGGACCG
Proteins encoded in this region:
- a CDS encoding NAD(P)/FAD-dependent oxidoreductase — its product is MNEETDTTADVRDVVIVGSGVAGLSAAVYAARADLEPLVLEGPEPGGQLTLTTDVENYLGFPEGVGGMELIQNGKEQAERFGAEFRHGTVENATLEERPFELEFSNGDTLRTRSLIVASGASARWVGAGNEDELMGYGLSTCATCDGAFHRGDDVLVIGGGDSAMEEALFLAKFADSVTVVHRREELRASEIMADRARNNETIEFRWNTELEALHGSQEEGVTGATLVSHPDGYPSEKATKGMDVDRETVDVGGVFYAIGHTPNTEFLEGTAVDRDESGYLRTRTDDAGRATTETAVEGVFAAGDVADPHYQQAVTAAGTGSMAALDAEAYLETLERTEEPALEVSP
- a CDS encoding DUF302 domain-containing protein, producing the protein MSDTLRTQVDGKFDDVAEKTIDALEDEGFGVLCDIDVQETLKKKLDEDFRQYRILGACNPQLAHQGLEDDLELGTLLPCNVVVYNDDDGVVVSAVDPQRLIAVAENDDLDPIGDDASERFERVLESLS
- the trxA gene encoding thioredoxin; the protein is MATNARGASGESLDEPIYIDGRRHLEDVTTAHDVVLVDCYADWCGPCQMLNPVLERLAETTEAVIAKVDVDEHQQLASSFGVRGVPTLVLFADGEQVEQLSGALPEDRLRTLIEGYTE
- a CDS encoding sulfurtransferase encodes the protein MADTSEYATDALVSPDWLEEHLDEFGNDDPEYRLVEADIEYEESYAEGHIPNAIGFGWGTHLQDSTQRDILKKDQFAEIMGDAGIMEDSTVVLYGDEWNQWAAYTYWQFKYYGHEDVHLLDGGRVYWEENDYPMTTDEPGFPEREYDVSGPFDNIRIYREGVEDALEVDVPLVDVRSAAEYRGEKIAPEGSRETAQRAGHIPDAQNITWSENLEDTGRFKSRAELEDLYADYGITGDSEIITYCRIGERSSITWFTLHELLGYEDVRNYDGSWTEWGNLIRSPVEVETDDPATLATEG